The following coding sequences lie in one Cannabis sativa cultivar Pink pepper isolate KNU-18-1 chromosome 5, ASM2916894v1, whole genome shotgun sequence genomic window:
- the LOC115717397 gene encoding uncharacterized protein LOC115717397 isoform X1: MATSRSSTEIPAAVGGGAASFSHFERTVCLFDWWLIHTQNHFHGNNLGVAGLTSRQQEAVRVFTSAPIAKRYDVFTLETTDNVCISLKGVINQHRTTLNGFPSQVSRSFLFGFPSNWRQFSTYAPPDFQEKTPEKQGCVTSKHRKQVETSESHKVSENGILNTESPAIFGKCGVVSGPETSTLQEKTLEKQGCVTLKHGKHVETSESHKVSENGNTLNNSKVSKLSDEKKHQLDVTPIGFRKCSARLRNLRDRPIGFQKCSDRLKNLKGSQGNCLPSGCSLDQEHQNVSPVQMLDDEKLNSSIAATIHSTDRVPEISYVGSKRKQKPVDTNVTVKLGDEQTSNSQWGHDSGKAETKAGQETGFKEGRKDTKTRKRKKFSDTAATPPLRDNNIKVSVVSPDCLSYGRSRSGRLLLPVMEFWRNQMPVYDVDRKLTGIQESIPVVVPSRGTQSEPPKKRNR, from the exons ATGGCTACTTCTCGGAGCTCCACAGAAATACCAGCAGCAGTAGGAGGAGGAGCAGCCTCTTTCTCTCATTTTGAAAGAACA GTATGCTTGTTCGATTGGTGGTTGATTCACACCCAAAATCACTTCCATGGCAACAACCTTGGCGTTGCCGGCTTAACATCCAGACAACAAGAAGCAGTTCGTGTGTTTACCTCTGCTCCTATAGCCAAAAGATATGATGTTTTCACTCTTGAGACTACCGATAATGTCTGTATCAGTCTTAAGGGTGTCATCAACCAGCACCGCACCACTCTCAATGGCTTTCCTTCCCAGGTTTCTAGAAGCTTTTTGTTTGGCTTTCCTTCGAATTGGCGACAATTTTCTACATATGCTCCTCCTG ATTTTCAAGAAAAAACTCCTGAAAAACAAGGTTGTGTCACTTCGAAACATAGGAAACAAGTTGAAACTTCAGAATCTCATAAGGTTTCTGAGAATGGTATCCTCAATACAGAATCTCCTG CTATCTTTGGGAAATGTGGAGTAGTATCTGGGCCTGAAACTTCTACTCTACAAGAAAAAACTCTTGAGAAACAAGGTTGTGTCACTCTGAAACATGGGAAACACGTTGAAACCTCCGAATCTCACAAGGTTTCTGAGAATGGTAATACCCTCAATAATTCAAAAGTTTCTAAGCTGAGTGATGAGAAGAAACACCAACTGGATGTTACACCTATTGGTTTTCGTAAATGTAGTGCTAGATTGAGAAATCTCAGAGACAGACCTATTGGTTTTCAGAAATGTAGTGATAGATTGAAAAATCTCAAAGGCAGTCAGGGGAACTGCCTTCCATCTGGGTGTTCTTTAGATCAAGAACATCAAAATGTTAGTCCTGTTCAAATGCTAGACGATGAGAAGTTGAACAGTTCTATAGCTGCAACCATTCACTCAACAGACAGAGTGCCCGAAATTTCTTATGTAGGGAGCAAAAGGAAGCAGAAGCCAGTGGATACAAATGTGACAGTAAAACTAGGTGATGAGCAGACTTCTAATTCACAATGGGGACATGATTCTGGAAAGGCTGAGACTAAAG CTGGACAGGAAACTGGTTTTAAAGAAGGAAGAAAGGACACAAAGACAAGAAAGAGGAAAAAATTCTCTGATACAGCA GCTACACCACCGCTTCGGGACAACAACATTAAAGTGTCTGTAGTTTCCCCTGATTGTTTGAGTTATGGACGATCTAGATCAG GGAGGCTACTACTACCTGTGATGGAATTCTGGCGCAATCAAATGCCAGTCTATGATGTG GATCGTAAACTTACTGGAATTCAGGAAAGCATCCCTGTTGTAGTACCTTCGAGAGGAACTCAATCTGAGCCACCAAAAAAAAGAAATCGATAG
- the LOC115717397 gene encoding uncharacterized protein LOC115717397 isoform X2: protein MATSRSSTEIPAAVGGGAASFSHFERTVCLFDWWLIHTQNHFHGNNLGVAGLTSRQQEAVRVFTSAPIAKRYDVFTLETTDNVCISLKGVINQHRTTLNGFPSQVSRSFLFGFPSNWRQFSTYAPPEKTPEKQGCVTSKHRKQVETSESHKVSENGILNTESPAIFGKCGVVSGPETSTLQEKTLEKQGCVTLKHGKHVETSESHKVSENGNTLNNSKVSKLSDEKKHQLDVTPIGFRKCSARLRNLRDRPIGFQKCSDRLKNLKGSQGNCLPSGCSLDQEHQNVSPVQMLDDEKLNSSIAATIHSTDRVPEISYVGSKRKQKPVDTNVTVKLGDEQTSNSQWGHDSGKAETKAGQETGFKEGRKDTKTRKRKKFSDTAATPPLRDNNIKVSVVSPDCLSYGRSRSGRLLLPVMEFWRNQMPVYDVDRKLTGIQESIPVVVPSRGTQSEPPKKRNR from the exons ATGGCTACTTCTCGGAGCTCCACAGAAATACCAGCAGCAGTAGGAGGAGGAGCAGCCTCTTTCTCTCATTTTGAAAGAACA GTATGCTTGTTCGATTGGTGGTTGATTCACACCCAAAATCACTTCCATGGCAACAACCTTGGCGTTGCCGGCTTAACATCCAGACAACAAGAAGCAGTTCGTGTGTTTACCTCTGCTCCTATAGCCAAAAGATATGATGTTTTCACTCTTGAGACTACCGATAATGTCTGTATCAGTCTTAAGGGTGTCATCAACCAGCACCGCACCACTCTCAATGGCTTTCCTTCCCAGGTTTCTAGAAGCTTTTTGTTTGGCTTTCCTTCGAATTGGCGACAATTTTCTACATATGCTCCTCCTG AAAAAACTCCTGAAAAACAAGGTTGTGTCACTTCGAAACATAGGAAACAAGTTGAAACTTCAGAATCTCATAAGGTTTCTGAGAATGGTATCCTCAATACAGAATCTCCTG CTATCTTTGGGAAATGTGGAGTAGTATCTGGGCCTGAAACTTCTACTCTACAAGAAAAAACTCTTGAGAAACAAGGTTGTGTCACTCTGAAACATGGGAAACACGTTGAAACCTCCGAATCTCACAAGGTTTCTGAGAATGGTAATACCCTCAATAATTCAAAAGTTTCTAAGCTGAGTGATGAGAAGAAACACCAACTGGATGTTACACCTATTGGTTTTCGTAAATGTAGTGCTAGATTGAGAAATCTCAGAGACAGACCTATTGGTTTTCAGAAATGTAGTGATAGATTGAAAAATCTCAAAGGCAGTCAGGGGAACTGCCTTCCATCTGGGTGTTCTTTAGATCAAGAACATCAAAATGTTAGTCCTGTTCAAATGCTAGACGATGAGAAGTTGAACAGTTCTATAGCTGCAACCATTCACTCAACAGACAGAGTGCCCGAAATTTCTTATGTAGGGAGCAAAAGGAAGCAGAAGCCAGTGGATACAAATGTGACAGTAAAACTAGGTGATGAGCAGACTTCTAATTCACAATGGGGACATGATTCTGGAAAGGCTGAGACTAAAG CTGGACAGGAAACTGGTTTTAAAGAAGGAAGAAAGGACACAAAGACAAGAAAGAGGAAAAAATTCTCTGATACAGCA GCTACACCACCGCTTCGGGACAACAACATTAAAGTGTCTGTAGTTTCCCCTGATTGTTTGAGTTATGGACGATCTAGATCAG GGAGGCTACTACTACCTGTGATGGAATTCTGGCGCAATCAAATGCCAGTCTATGATGTG GATCGTAAACTTACTGGAATTCAGGAAAGCATCCCTGTTGTAGTACCTTCGAGAGGAACTCAATCTGAGCCACCAAAAAAAAGAAATCGATAG
- the LOC133038502 gene encoding uncharacterized protein LOC133038502 yields MSIHSTHRVRSIVVLFVLFGLVFGTNASRAQDYGKTPSGAASFGSGINGATEYGRRSARSTTESVVGQGRSTRGNNGGETGGKGSGTRAEGGGDSTGGDGGGRGSIGPIGYATKDQYAINYRG; encoded by the exons ATGAGTATCCATAGTACTCATAGAGTTAGATCAATTGtggttttatttgttttatttggtTTGGTATTTGGTACTAATGCCTCTAGAGCTCAAGATTATGGTAAAACTCCTAGTGGTGCAGCTAGCTTTGGAAGTGGAATTAATGGTGCAACAGAATATGGACGACGCAGTGCTCGGAGCACAACCGAAAGTGTAGTCGGCCAAGGACGTAGTACTCGAGGAAATAATGGTGGTGAAACTGGTGGAAAAGGTAGTGGTACTAGAGCAGAAGGCGGTGGAGATAGTACGGGAGGAGATGGTGGTGGCCGCGGTAGCATTGGCCCTATTGGGTATGCTACTAAAGATCAATATGCAATTAACTATAGAG gttga
- the LOC115718088 gene encoding glycine-rich cell wall structural protein 1.8-like, protein MAKHNKLLGCAFLFVLSIGLCSATRALLTYGAGHGAEGYGGVAVGGYGGGGGGGSGSGGGYAGVGEGGAAGYGSGAGSGQGGGAGYGGAGGHGAGGGGGSGGGGGAAHGGAGGAAGYGSGGGQGSGAGYGGGAAEHGAAGYGGGGGGGSGGGGGGGIGYGDDHGAGYGGGAGTGAGGGYGGGGAGGAGGGGGHGGGGGGGGGSGAGAGGAHGGGYGTGGGEGGGYGGGAGEAGGAGGGGGGGHGGGGGGGGGTGAGAGGAHGGGYGTGGGEGGGAGGGAGGYGGAGGGGGGGSGGGGGGGYAAGGAHAGGYGGGSGAGEGGGHGGYAP, encoded by the coding sequence ATGGCTAAACACAATAAGCTTCTAGGTTGTGCTTTCCTTTTCGTGCTAAGTATAGGCCTTTGCTCGGCAACTAGGGCTCTTCTCACCTATGGCGCAGGCCATGGTGCTGAGGGATATGGAGGTGTCGCCGTTGGAGgttatggtggtggtggtggtggaggtTCAGGCAGTGGTGGTGGTTATGCTGGTGTAGGAGAAGGTGGTGCTGCTGGTTATGGTAGCGGTGCTGGTAGTGGACAAGGTGGTGGTGCTGGATATGGAGGTGCTGGTGGTCATGGAGCTGGTGGAGGCGGTGGAAGTGGAGGTGGTGGCGGTGCTGCTCATGGTGGTGCTGGTGGTGCTGCTGGATATGGAAGTGGTGGAGGTCAAGGTAGTGGTGCAGGATATGGTGGTGGTGCTGCAGAGCATGGAGCTGCAGGTTATGgtggtggtggaggtggtggtaGTGGTGGTGGAGGCGGCGGTGGCATTGGATATGGTGATGACCACGGTGCAGGTTATGGAGGTGGTGCAGGAACTGGTGCAGGCGGTGGTTATGGAGGTGGTGGAGCTGGTGGTGCAGGTGGTGGTGGAGGCCATGGTGGCGGAGGCGGTGGTGGAGGTGGTTCTGGTGCTGGAGCTGGAGGAGCTCATGGAGGTGGATATGGTACTGGAGGAGGTGAAGGTGGTGGTTATGGTGGAGGAGCAGGAGAAGCTGGAGGTGCAGgcggtggaggtggtggaggcCATGGTGGTGGTGGCGGAGGTGGAGGAGGAACAGGTGCTGGTGCTGGAGGAGCTCATGGAGGAGGTTATGGTACTGGAGGAGGAGAAGGTGGTGGTGCTGGTGGTGGAGCTGGTGGATATGGTGGTGCAGGAGGTGGCGGTGGCGGTGGCTCtggtggaggtggtggtggcGGGTATGCTGCTGGAGGTGCACATGCAGGTGGTTATGGAGGTGGTAGCGGTGCAGGAGAAGGTGGCGGCCATGGTGGCTATGCTCCATGA